Proteins encoded within one genomic window of Marasmius oreades isolate 03SP1 chromosome 6, whole genome shotgun sequence:
- a CDS encoding uncharacterized protein (BUSCO:EOG09265GYD): protein MWPFSSKTEEPKAPSRDDRQKCWEARDAYFSCLDTVGVVKAGEERSKGACTSENETYQKNCAQSWIEYFNQRRVIAEAQKDRLAQASTQAQNTTRR, encoded by the exons ATGTGGCCATTCTCTTCCAAGACTGAAGAACCAAAAGCACCATCACGGGATGATCGACAGAAATGTTGGGAAGCTAGGGACGCGTATTTCTCGTGTCTAGACACAGTCGGCGTTGTGAAAGCCGGGGAAGAACGAAGCAAGGGTGCTTGTACATCAGAGAACGAAACATATCAAAAGAATTGTGCTCAAAGCTGG ATTGAATACTTCAATCAACGAAGAGTGATAGCTGAAGCGCAAAAAGATAGGCTGGCCCAAGCAAGCACACAGGCCCAGAACACTACTAGAAGATAA